The Mucilaginibacter mallensis genome has a segment encoding these proteins:
- a CDS encoding aldo/keto reductase, with protein MKNITKINLGKNGPLVSKLGLGCMRMSSVWGSPVNDERESIATIQSALDSGINFLNTGDFYGAGHNELLVGKAIKGRRDDAFISVKFGAIFYNGQWLGLDLRPIAIKNFINYSLVRLGVDTIDLYQPCRLDNSVPVEDVIGTVADLIKVGKVRYLGVSEITADQLRKANSIYPVTALEIGYSLADRQIESELLPTAEELGIGVVAFANTAEGLLTGEMKAPLAANDYHNHFSRFQGENLIKNLEKVEVLKTMAKEKGYTPTQLAIAWVNAQGEHIMPLVSMSKRLRLPENIQAMEIEFTPEDINTLNTQFSPGAILGGTYLQR; from the coding sequence ATGAAAAACATAACAAAAATAAACCTCGGCAAAAACGGCCCACTCGTGTCCAAACTCGGATTAGGCTGTATGCGCATGTCCTCAGTTTGGGGAAGCCCGGTGAACGACGAGCGTGAAAGTATAGCTACTATTCAGTCGGCATTAGACAGCGGTATCAATTTTCTGAATACAGGGGATTTTTATGGTGCCGGCCACAACGAGTTGTTGGTGGGCAAAGCCATTAAAGGCAGAAGGGATGATGCATTCATCAGCGTTAAATTCGGTGCTATCTTTTATAACGGTCAGTGGTTGGGTTTGGACCTTCGCCCGATAGCCATCAAGAATTTTATAAACTATTCTTTGGTCCGTTTGGGTGTAGATACTATAGATCTTTATCAGCCATGCAGATTAGATAACAGCGTTCCGGTGGAAGATGTGATAGGAACTGTAGCCGACCTGATAAAAGTAGGAAAAGTGCGGTATCTGGGTGTTTCGGAAATAACTGCGGATCAACTGCGTAAAGCCAATAGCATATACCCTGTGACAGCATTGGAAATAGGCTATTCATTAGCAGATCGTCAGATAGAAAGCGAGCTTCTTCCTACTGCTGAAGAGTTGGGTATAGGGGTTGTAGCATTTGCCAATACAGCCGAGGGGCTGCTTACCGGTGAAATGAAAGCACCCCTTGCGGCCAATGACTATCATAATCATTTTTCGCGTTTTCAGGGTGAGAACCTGATTAAGAACCTGGAGAAAGTAGAAGTATTGAAGACAATGGCAAAGGAAAAAGGATACACCCCAACACAGTTGGCAATAGCCTGGGTGAATGCACAGGGCGAGCATATTATGCCATTGGTAAGTATGAGCAAGAGATTGCGCCTGCCGGAAAATATACAAGCCATGGAGATCGAATTCACTCCGGAAGATATAAATACCCTTAATACGCAATTTTCGCCGGGCGCTATACTTGGCGGTACCTATCTGCAACGATAA
- a CDS encoding helix-turn-helix domain-containing protein — translation MTNPTEIIPGVIFYSYLSTMRKDKVGFLMHNTLVLQVSGHFTLETASQKISMNGGQMLLIGKNQLGQITKTPLPGENYETIVISLQEDLLRKIALEEQIDIQQKYTGPPNILIPGNDFLQGYFQSVIPYVRNPAEKLTTAMGILKVSEGVKLLMHTMPELKDFLFDFSEPYKIDLEKFMLSNFHFNLPVEKFAQLTGRSLAGFKRDFHKVFGMAPRHWLQEKRLTEARHLIEKRNKKPSAIYLDLGFESLSHFSHSFKKKFGKAPSECL, via the coding sequence ATGACGAATCCAACAGAAATAATTCCCGGGGTAATCTTTTACTCCTATCTCTCCACCATGCGAAAGGATAAAGTGGGCTTTCTGATGCACAATACCCTGGTATTACAGGTTTCGGGTCATTTTACGCTGGAAACTGCCAGTCAAAAAATTTCGATGAATGGAGGCCAAATGTTGCTGATCGGCAAAAATCAATTGGGGCAGATCACAAAAACTCCGCTCCCCGGTGAGAATTACGAAACGATCGTCATTTCACTGCAGGAAGATCTGCTCAGAAAGATCGCGTTGGAAGAGCAAATAGATATACAGCAGAAATACACAGGTCCTCCTAATATTCTTATTCCCGGAAACGATTTTTTGCAGGGCTATTTTCAGTCTGTAATACCTTATGTAAGGAATCCGGCTGAAAAATTAACTACAGCCATGGGCATTTTGAAAGTGAGTGAAGGGGTGAAGTTGCTGATGCATACCATGCCAGAGCTTAAGGATTTTTTATTCGATTTTTCGGAGCCCTATAAAATCGATCTGGAAAAGTTTATGCTCAGTAATTTTCATTTTAATCTCCCTGTTGAAAAATTTGCGCAACTCACCGGGAGAAGCCTTGCTGGGTTCAAACGCGACTTCCATAAGGTATTCGGCATGGCGCCCCGGCATTGGCTACAGGAAAAGCGACTAACGGAGGCCCGGCATCTTATAGAAAAAAGGAACAAAAAACCATCAGCGATCTACCTCGACCTGGGATTTGAAAGCCTTTCTCATTTCTCGCATTCTTTTAAAAAGAAGTTCGGCAAAGCGCCCTCCGAGTGTTTATAA
- a CDS encoding MBL fold metallo-hydrolase translates to MKRISNNIYQISLGWVNVFVIEDNGLTLVGTGPKGSAGKIFNKIKSAGKDPYAIKQIILTHLHPDHAGSAGEIKRILGVPVMAHFYDAQIIRYGIAFRKELSLTPGLKNWLIYHLAIKRSAIDIDPVEIDRQLNDNDMLPLLGGIRVIHTPGRSKGHISLLAEKEEVLIAGDLLSNSMGLDLSVFYEDRDEGIRSIVKVTDLDFEKIVFGHGRPILSNAGSILREAFNSYYDYSFI, encoded by the coding sequence ATGAAACGGATAAGCAATAATATATACCAGATTAGCCTGGGCTGGGTTAACGTTTTTGTAATTGAAGATAATGGCCTTACATTGGTAGGTACCGGCCCAAAAGGGAGTGCCGGCAAAATCTTCAATAAAATTAAATCAGCGGGTAAGGATCCTTATGCTATCAAACAGATCATCCTCACACATCTGCATCCTGATCATGCCGGAAGTGCCGGGGAAATAAAAAGGATTTTAGGGGTGCCGGTGATGGCTCATTTCTACGATGCGCAGATCATACGATACGGTATTGCTTTTCGCAAAGAATTATCCCTGACACCGGGGTTGAAAAATTGGTTGATCTATCATTTGGCAATAAAGCGGTCGGCAATAGACATTGATCCGGTTGAGATAGACAGGCAGTTAAATGATAATGACATGCTGCCTTTACTGGGCGGTATCCGCGTTATACATACACCCGGGCGCAGTAAAGGCCATATCTCCTTGTTGGCCGAAAAAGAAGAAGTGCTGATTGCTGGTGACCTGTTATCGAATAGTATGGGGCTTGACCTAAGCGTATTTTATGAGGACAGGGACGAAGGCATTCGCAGTATTGTTAAAGTAACAGATCTCGACTTCGAAAAAATTGTTTTCGGGCATGGCAGGCCAATCCTGAGCAATGCCGGCAGCATCCTCAGGGAGGCGTTTAATAGTTATTATGATTATTCATTTATTTAA
- a CDS encoding alpha/beta fold hydrolase, whose protein sequence is MNTQSKTTWHSSLKHIIPCMIIINKIVLCCYLLTLVTVNTASAQTGTQAFSDIKTTWRGDYDRYDFLMDTATLAIKPIKAAASEQYGMTDTVKGQVRCILVVPKHAATGNPWCWRGFYWDHEPQYEVELLNRGFYIAYINCDPGKQWEAWYKFLIDHGLSAKPAFGGMSRGGINAYAWATSHPDKVSCIYGDNPAIRPASMAKMGDLAKRDIPLLNVCGSQDFLYEKNTQPIEDIYHQLNGRITVLIKEGTAHHPHSLRNPMIIADWIEKNIQSSTAVPDFIDSTFTKSHYYSLAKTYKYLTEEDTYATCSGPGFTPCYDRYDVKNKNFFGTSTLVIIVPNNPAPGKPWVFRADRIDRDAVVDQELLAKGYYIVATPLTEQSGADSSQWNAIYRTLTDHGFAKKVVMEGTGASAGEAYAWAIQNPDKVSCIYTVNPVMRSLMTKTVLLENLSPLAKAGIPLLNVCGSQDPWLRFNTMDIESSYKQLGGSITVIVKQGEGHFLTIDPKPVVDFITKKSKS, encoded by the coding sequence ATGAATACACAGTCAAAAACCACATGGCACAGCTCGTTAAAACATATTATACCATGTATGATCATCATTAATAAAATAGTTTTGTGTTGTTATTTGTTAACCCTGGTTACAGTTAACACCGCATCGGCACAAACCGGTACGCAGGCTTTTTCTGATATAAAAACAACATGGCGCGGTGATTATGATCGTTATGACTTTTTGATGGATACTGCTACGCTGGCTATTAAACCCATTAAAGCAGCCGCAAGTGAACAGTACGGCATGACCGATACTGTTAAAGGCCAGGTTCGTTGCATTTTAGTGGTACCCAAGCATGCGGCAACTGGCAATCCATGGTGCTGGCGTGGCTTTTACTGGGACCATGAACCACAATACGAAGTTGAATTGCTGAACCGTGGCTTTTATATAGCCTATATCAATTGCGACCCTGGCAAACAATGGGAAGCCTGGTATAAATTCCTTATAGATCATGGTTTATCGGCCAAACCGGCCTTTGGCGGTATGAGCCGGGGCGGTATAAACGCTTATGCGTGGGCTACAAGTCATCCCGATAAAGTTTCCTGCATCTATGGCGATAACCCCGCTATCCGGCCAGCAAGCATGGCAAAAATGGGCGATCTGGCCAAACGGGATATCCCGCTTTTAAATGTTTGCGGCAGCCAGGACTTCCTCTATGAAAAAAACACACAGCCTATTGAGGATATCTATCATCAGCTAAATGGCCGCATTACTGTGCTGATTAAGGAAGGAACGGCACATCACCCGCACAGCCTGCGCAACCCTATGATAATTGCTGATTGGATAGAGAAAAATATTCAGTCATCAACTGCTGTGCCTGATTTTATTGATTCAACATTTACTAAATCGCATTATTACAGCCTTGCCAAAACTTATAAATATTTAACGGAAGAAGATACTTATGCTACCTGCAGCGGGCCCGGATTTACGCCTTGCTATGATCGTTATGATGTAAAGAATAAAAACTTCTTTGGCACATCAACCCTGGTAATTATTGTTCCAAATAATCCTGCCCCGGGCAAGCCATGGGTCTTCCGCGCCGACAGGATCGACAGGGATGCTGTTGTAGACCAGGAATTACTGGCGAAAGGTTATTATATAGTGGCAACACCACTTACTGAACAATCAGGTGCCGACAGCAGCCAATGGAATGCGATCTATAGAACATTAACCGACCATGGCTTTGCAAAAAAAGTGGTAATGGAGGGCACTGGTGCTTCCGCAGGTGAAGCTTATGCATGGGCCATCCAAAACCCGGATAAGGTTAGCTGTATTTATACAGTAAACCCGGTTATGCGCAGCCTGATGACTAAAACAGTTTTACTGGAAAATCTTTCACCGCTCGCTAAAGCCGGTATACCACTGTTAAATGTTTGCGGTAGCCAAGATCCCTGGTTACGGTTCAATACCATGGATATTGAAAGCAGTTATAAACAATTGGGCGGCTCTATAACCGTAATAGTAAAACAAGGCGAGGGCCATTTTTTAACTATCGACCCTAAACCAGTTGTTGATTTTATCACCAAAAAAAGTAAATCGTAG
- a CDS encoding glycoside hydrolase family 3 N-terminal domain-containing protein — MRLKKSLFIPFITITCCSFTSIKPVYKYPYQNPAIPVKQRVADLVSRMTLTEKIRQLDMFEGKTVSDMQGHDASSVSAEKMKQTIGTAGIGSIHDFYPIGADLTNQVQKYAIENTRLGIPVLFIEEGLHGYSGRGSTSFPVPIALSTAWDTVLVHQIGRVIATEMRAHGINMILGPVLCLPRDPRWGRTEETYGEDPYLDALNGVAMVKGLQGKKLSDDDAVLAEPKHFAVHGIPEAGSNIATVNIGEREARSSFLYVFEKAIRQGGAQGMMAAYSEMDGIPCVDNEWLLKDVLRKEWGFKGFVLSDLGAIKMTLNSHHTAANASDALAQTFTAGMDMQFYDFPHDDFITAMKLAIQNKSLSMADLNRAVSDVLRVKFKLGLFDNPYINPSLSAKVFHSQQNQDLALQAAKESICLLKNDQHILPLNSNVHSLAVIGPLAKSTYLGGYSNTDDKAISILDGLKQRAGNSININYEAGYEPDSTASLQADYLKKALELVNHADAAVVVLGEDVKEVGEGKDRSNLDINKLQENLIEAVYKTGKPVTVVLANGRPLCINWVAKNIPSIVEAWFGGEKGGLAVADVLLGAYNPSGKLPITFPRSTGQIPFYYNHKPSSRHIYVDQDSTALFNFGHGLSYTTFSYDDLQISPLKIPVNGTATITVKVKNTGNVEGTEVAQLYIRDVVSSVTTPVQSLKGFSRVNLKPGESGTVTFKLNAAELAVWNRQMKHIVEPGEFKIMVGSASDDIRQNGSIYVVK, encoded by the coding sequence ATGAGATTAAAGAAAAGCCTGTTTATACCTTTTATAACTATTACCTGCTGTTCGTTCACCAGCATAAAGCCTGTTTATAAATATCCGTATCAAAACCCGGCTATTCCGGTAAAGCAGCGTGTTGCCGACCTGGTTAGCCGGATGACACTGACCGAAAAAATAAGACAGCTGGATATGTTTGAAGGTAAAACGGTATCAGATATGCAGGGGCATGATGCCAGCTCTGTTTCAGCCGAAAAAATGAAGCAAACCATAGGCACAGCCGGCATTGGTTCTATTCATGATTTTTACCCAATCGGCGCAGACCTTACCAACCAGGTACAGAAATATGCTATTGAAAATACCCGGCTCGGTATTCCCGTATTATTTATTGAAGAAGGGTTGCATGGCTATTCAGGCCGGGGCAGCACATCGTTTCCGGTGCCTATCGCATTATCAACAGCATGGGATACTGTACTTGTACACCAAATAGGCCGTGTAATAGCAACGGAAATGCGGGCACATGGCATAAACATGATATTAGGCCCCGTATTGTGCCTGCCCCGCGACCCACGCTGGGGAAGAACAGAAGAAACCTATGGCGAAGATCCTTACCTCGACGCGCTTAATGGCGTAGCCATGGTTAAGGGCCTGCAAGGAAAAAAATTAAGTGATGATGATGCCGTGCTTGCCGAACCCAAACATTTTGCCGTACATGGCATACCCGAAGCAGGGAGTAATATTGCTACGGTAAATATTGGCGAACGTGAAGCCAGGTCGTCCTTTTTATATGTTTTTGAAAAGGCAATAAGGCAAGGTGGTGCCCAGGGTATGATGGCCGCTTACAGCGAAATGGATGGCATACCTTGTGTTGATAATGAATGGCTGCTGAAAGATGTGCTGCGCAAGGAATGGGGCTTCAAAGGCTTCGTACTATCAGATCTCGGTGCTATAAAAATGACCTTAAACAGTCACCATACAGCAGCTAATGCAAGCGATGCTTTGGCGCAAACCTTTACAGCAGGTATGGATATGCAGTTCTATGATTTTCCGCATGATGATTTTATTACGGCTATGAAACTGGCCATACAAAATAAAAGCTTATCAATGGCTGATCTGAATCGTGCGGTTTCGGATGTATTGAGGGTTAAATTTAAATTGGGTTTGTTTGATAACCCATACATCAATCCATCGTTATCAGCAAAAGTGTTTCACTCGCAACAAAATCAGGACCTGGCGTTGCAGGCAGCAAAAGAAAGTATCTGCTTGTTAAAAAACGACCAGCATATACTCCCTTTAAATAGTAATGTGCATTCGCTGGCCGTTATTGGCCCGCTGGCAAAAAGCACTTATTTGGGTGGCTATTCAAACACCGATGATAAAGCTATATCTATTTTAGATGGGTTAAAGCAACGGGCAGGTAATTCCATTAATATTAACTATGAGGCGGGTTATGAACCGGATTCCACAGCTAGTTTACAGGCTGATTATTTAAAAAAGGCTCTTGAATTAGTTAATCATGCTGATGCTGCAGTAGTTGTTTTGGGTGAAGATGTGAAAGAAGTAGGCGAAGGAAAAGACCGCTCAAACCTGGATATTAACAAGCTGCAGGAAAACCTTATTGAGGCTGTTTACAAAACAGGTAAACCGGTAACCGTAGTATTGGCAAACGGCAGGCCACTGTGCATCAACTGGGTGGCAAAAAATATCCCGTCGATAGTTGAAGCGTGGTTTGGGGGCGAAAAAGGCGGCCTTGCTGTTGCTGATGTGCTTTTGGGTGCATACAACCCTTCAGGCAAATTGCCTATCACCTTCCCCCGCTCCACCGGGCAGATCCCTTTTTATTATAACCATAAACCATCATCAAGGCATATTTATGTTGATCAGGATAGTACCGCGCTGTTTAATTTCGGCCATGGCTTAAGTTATACTACGTTCAGCTATGATGACCTGCAGATCAGTCCTTTAAAAATACCTGTTAATGGCACGGCAACCATCACCGTAAAGGTTAAAAACACGGGCAATGTTGAGGGCACAGAAGTGGCGCAGCTATACATAAGAGATGTAGTATCAAGTGTTACCACGCCTGTACAATCCTTAAAAGGCTTCAGCAGGGTCAACCTTAAACCGGGCGAAAGCGGAACAGTCACTTTTAAACTTAATGCAGCAGAACTAGCGGTTTGGAACAGGCAGATGAAACATATTGTTGAGCCCGGCGAGTTTAAGATTATGGTAGGCAGCGCATCTGATGATATCAGGCAAAACGGGAGCATCTATGTTGTTAAATAA
- a CDS encoding glycoside hydrolase family 71/99-like protein codes for MQIKFTFSGILLLLSAIVFGQNKHSTETLYPTYKGLIMAGYQGWFRAEGDGSQSTRYVYGNENHSGIDVWPDVTEYEKTYPTPFKLPNGDQARFFSSVDKSTVDLHFKWMQQYGIDGVFMQRFFNNANAKDKEKESVVLKNALEAASKYKRAIAVMYDLSGLSASGQDCSSIIEDWKYLVDQLKVTNQPGTKTYLHYNGKPLVAIWGVGFPDRPYNIRNIGFERLIDFLKNDPVYGGCAIMIGVPNSWRSLKADCTNDPYLHQLIKQCDIVLPWSVQRYSPLLHNDMDRYRDDIIDDMKWCSENHVAYVPCVYPGFSWHNLSRYEFPDDVKPIASIPREGGRFYWQMLSTAMSAGASMLYVAMFDEINEGTAIFKVNGNPPVTAPGSGTAFVKFDGEPSDQYLWLTGQAAQILRKEKPLVYKMPEREAVK; via the coding sequence ATGCAAATCAAGTTTACCTTTTCAGGCATTTTATTATTGCTGAGCGCGATAGTATTCGGGCAAAATAAACACAGTACAGAAACGCTTTACCCAACTTACAAGGGTTTAATTATGGCCGGCTACCAGGGCTGGTTCAGGGCCGAGGGTGATGGCTCACAAAGTACCCGGTATGTTTATGGCAATGAAAACCATTCGGGGATTGATGTTTGGCCCGATGTAACTGAATATGAAAAAACTTATCCAACCCCCTTTAAACTGCCAAATGGCGACCAGGCCCGTTTCTTTAGCTCGGTAGATAAAAGTACGGTCGACCTGCATTTTAAATGGATGCAGCAATATGGTATTGATGGTGTATTTATGCAGCGATTCTTTAATAATGCTAACGCTAAAGACAAAGAAAAGGAATCGGTTGTGTTAAAAAATGCACTTGAGGCAGCCTCTAAATATAAAAGAGCGATTGCAGTAATGTATGATCTTTCAGGGTTAAGCGCTTCGGGCCAGGATTGCTCCAGCATTATTGAGGACTGGAAGTATTTGGTTGACCAGCTAAAGGTAACCAACCAGCCCGGCACCAAAACCTACCTTCATTATAATGGCAAGCCCTTGGTAGCCATTTGGGGTGTAGGTTTTCCCGACAGACCTTATAATATCCGCAATATAGGTTTTGAAAGACTGATAGATTTTTTAAAGAACGACCCGGTGTATGGCGGTTGTGCCATTATGATAGGCGTACCAAACTCATGGCGCAGTTTAAAGGCCGATTGCACAAACGACCCATATTTGCATCAGCTCATTAAACAATGTGATATTGTTTTACCATGGAGTGTTCAGCGTTATTCGCCATTGCTGCATAATGATATGGACAGATACCGCGACGATATTATTGATGACATGAAATGGTGCAGCGAGAACCATGTTGCTTATGTGCCATGTGTTTACCCGGGTTTCAGCTGGCATAATCTGAGCCGCTATGAATTTCCTGATGATGTAAAGCCGATAGCATCCATACCGCGCGAAGGTGGGCGTTTTTACTGGCAAATGCTATCTACCGCTATGTCGGCAGGGGCATCCATGTTGTATGTAGCCATGTTTGATGAGATAAATGAAGGTACCGCTATATTTAAGGTAAATGGTAACCCACCCGTAACTGCGCCCGGTTCAGGAACGGCCTTTGTGAAATTTGATGGGGAACCATCCGACCAATATTTGTGGTTAACGGGCCAGGCTGCTCAAATTTTAAGAAAAGAAAAGCCACTGGTGTATAAAATGCCTGAAAGAGAAGCCGTAAAATGA
- a CDS encoding Kelch repeat-containing protein encodes MRKLYPGFKIIVLTAFICVLNKNCFGQNYGLGFSSHEVFQDKRTSLDLCTDKSICLNGNFDLSFDLSFLPYRATYFGYIVRIIDDNDRNFDLIYSAEDSKNHFNVIAGDKLTNIKFDIPLNKLFSQWNKLNILFDVEKDQLVFSDGQNTFVEKGLHLKKNGCYHIFFGTNNYKQFETTDIPPIKLRNISISQNKVLKYSWPLNEGMGTVVHEVIAQQNGSITNPLWISAMHHNWQKTKDITVQGVASTAFDRKNEILYLVGKDSVYSYSVNNSAMTSSPNVIKPNLNQGNQSVYNPYDNSLYNFFPDQKTVARYSFENKSWDKKFTPNVVTGFWHANKMISGMDTSLYLFGGYGQLQYKNTIQQYTFKTQKWQQVKYKGDFFMPRYLSALGASASGDTVYVIGGYGNSSGLQILNPKNIYSMMRFTVKNRTFKKLFDLKVNNEDFAFASSLIINDKEKAYYGLVFPQNKYNSSLQLIKGSLNDPSYKILTSAIPYSFNDIHSFADLYYCPASNKFVVVTLLRLENDETKVNIYTLLGPPVDIAENLSLAKNDKFWYFIISMILVLAAGGFIYYKRYKTKNANAPYAKFLEKPLPVLPSGDVVQPQPSYITESVTSLSDVQNYESDIPLKNAILLFGDLQVFDADGADITKHFTPLIKELFLLILLYSIKRGRGLSSEKLNEILWFDKSAKSARNNRSVNIAKLKSLLDKMQDCHLSKDTGYWKIDVDYDKIYVDYYNYLNIVKDKKKLDEQKIKSLFEITRRGNFLSNNDYEWLDTFKAEISNEVIDTFLHYAQSSQPYNAEFLIEIANFIFYFDPVNEESMILKCNALSTLGKHSLAKNTFECFVKEYKIIYDEDFKRDFHDILAQH; translated from the coding sequence ATGAGAAAACTTTACCCGGGTTTTAAAATTATTGTTTTAACCGCTTTTATTTGTGTTCTGAATAAAAATTGTTTTGGACAGAACTATGGTCTGGGTTTTTCAAGCCATGAAGTTTTTCAGGATAAACGTACTTCACTTGACCTGTGTACTGATAAAAGCATTTGTTTGAACGGTAATTTTGACCTTTCTTTTGATCTTTCTTTTTTGCCTTACCGGGCTACTTATTTTGGTTACATCGTACGCATAATTGATGATAATGACCGTAATTTTGACTTGATTTATAGTGCAGAGGATTCAAAAAACCATTTTAATGTTATTGCTGGTGATAAGCTAACCAATATAAAATTCGACATCCCCTTAAATAAATTGTTTAGCCAATGGAACAAACTGAACATATTATTCGACGTTGAAAAGGATCAGCTGGTGTTTTCCGACGGGCAGAATACTTTCGTTGAAAAAGGGCTACATTTAAAAAAGAACGGTTGTTATCATATATTTTTTGGCACCAACAACTATAAACAATTTGAAACAACTGATATCCCGCCTATAAAGCTTCGTAATATCAGTATCTCACAAAACAAGGTTTTAAAATACAGCTGGCCTTTAAATGAGGGCATGGGAACTGTGGTGCATGAAGTTATTGCTCAGCAAAACGGTTCTATAACCAATCCATTGTGGATATCGGCAATGCATCATAACTGGCAAAAAACAAAAGATATTACAGTGCAGGGTGTCGCCAGTACTGCATTTGACCGCAAAAATGAAATTTTGTACCTGGTTGGTAAAGATTCGGTTTACAGTTATTCTGTTAATAATTCAGCAATGACCAGCAGCCCGAATGTTATAAAACCAAACCTTAATCAGGGCAATCAATCGGTGTACAACCCATACGATAATAGTTTATACAACTTTTTTCCTGACCAAAAGACAGTAGCCAGGTACAGTTTTGAAAACAAAAGCTGGGATAAAAAATTTACGCCTAACGTTGTAACGGGTTTCTGGCATGCCAACAAAATGATTTCAGGTATGGATACATCTTTGTACCTGTTTGGAGGATACGGGCAGCTGCAGTATAAAAACACAATACAGCAATACACTTTCAAGACCCAGAAATGGCAGCAGGTAAAATACAAAGGCGACTTTTTTATGCCCCGTTATTTATCAGCATTAGGTGCAAGTGCCAGTGGTGATACCGTGTATGTGATAGGTGGTTACGGCAATTCAAGCGGATTACAGATACTAAACCCGAAGAATATTTATAGCATGATGCGTTTTACCGTAAAAAATAGAACGTTTAAAAAGCTATTTGATTTAAAAGTAAACAACGAGGATTTTGCTTTTGCCAGTTCCTTAATAATAAACGATAAAGAAAAGGCATACTATGGACTGGTATTTCCCCAAAACAAATACAACTCCAGTTTACAGCTTATAAAGGGATCATTAAATGACCCATCGTACAAAATTCTGACAAGTGCGATACCATATAGTTTTAATGATATACATTCCTTCGCCGACCTTTACTACTGTCCGGCGAGTAATAAATTTGTAGTAGTTACCCTGCTTAGGTTAGAGAATGATGAAACCAAAGTTAATATTTATACCTTACTGGGGCCGCCGGTTGATATTGCTGAAAACTTATCACTGGCAAAAAACGATAAATTTTGGTATTTTATAATCTCAATGATTTTGGTATTGGCTGCGGGTGGGTTTATCTATTATAAAAGATATAAAACAAAAAATGCCAATGCACCATACGCCAAATTCCTGGAGAAACCCTTACCGGTTCTTCCATCCGGGGATGTTGTTCAGCCTCAGCCATCGTATATAACTGAAAGTGTAACTTCATTAAGCGATGTTCAGAACTATGAAAGTGATATTCCGCTAAAAAATGCGATTTTATTATTTGGCGATTTACAGGTTTTTGATGCGGACGGGGCAGATATAACAAAGCATTTCACGCCGCTGATTAAGGAGCTGTTTTTACTTATTTTGCTGTATTCTATAAAAAGAGGCAGGGGGTTAAGTTCTGAAAAATTAAATGAAATACTTTGGTTTGATAAGTCTGCCAAAAGTGCCAGGAACAACCGTTCGGTAAATATTGCAAAACTTAAATCGCTTTTAGATAAGATGCAGGATTGTCATCTTTCAAAGGATACAGGTTACTGGAAAATTGATGTAGATTATGATAAGATTTATGTTGACTATTACAATTACCTGAATATTGTTAAGGATAAGAAGAAACTTGATGAACAAAAAATTAAATCTCTTTTTGAAATAACCCGCAGGGGTAATTTCTTGTCAAACAATGATTATGAGTGGCTGGATACATTTAAAGCAGAAATCTCAAACGAGGTAATTGATACTTTCCTTCATTATGCGCAATCGTCACAACCCTATAATGCCGAGTTTTTAATAGAGATAGCCAATTTTATTTTTTACTTTGATCCTGTGAACGAGGAATCCATGATACTGAAGTGTAATGCCTTATCAACATTGGGTAAACACTCACTAGCAAAAAATACTTTTGAGTGTTTTGTCAAAGAGTATAAAATAATTTATGATGAAGATTTTAAACGGGATTTTCATGATATTTTGGCGCAACATTAA